From Labeo rohita strain BAU-BD-2019 unplaced genomic scaffold, IGBB_LRoh.1.0 scaffold_1124, whole genome shotgun sequence, one genomic window encodes:
- the LOC127157596 gene encoding uncharacterized protein LOC127157596 — protein sequence MSRGQFDNLLSIVGPSITKIITNYRESIGPAEWLSICLRFLATGDSYRTIAFSYRVGFSTMVGIVKEVCEANWSCLVGEYMPFPEMEEWKAIVEDFQKLWNFPNCVGAIDGKHVTIQAPANSGSQFHNYKGSFSIVLLAVVDARYRFRMIDVGAYGKSSDGGTLSSSNFGQAFRHDALDLPPDAPLPGAEGAMPFVFCGRRSISSAEEHDEAVPWTQLVIRAESL from the exons ATGAGTAGGGGTCAGTTTGACAACCTGCTGTCAATCGTCGGGCCTAGCATCACAAAAATTATCACCAACTACAGAGAGTCCATCGGTCCTGCCGAGTGGCTGAGCATTTGTTTGCG ATTTCTAGCCACTGGAGATTCGTACAGAACAATTGCATTCAGCTACAGGGTTGGATTCTCTACCATGGTGGGCATTGTGAAAGAGGTGTGTGAGGCAAACTGGTCATGTCTGGTTGGAGAATACATGCCATTTCCTGAAATGGAGGAGTGGAAGGCCATTGTGGAGGACTTCCAGAAATTGTGGAATTTTCCAAATTGTGTTGGAGCAATTGATGGAAAACATGTCACAATCCAAGCTCCAGCAAATAGTGGCTCACAGTTCCACAACTACAAAGGCTCCTTCTCTATTGTCCTCCTGGCTGTGGTGGATGCCAGATATCGCTTCAGGATGATTGATGTGGGAGCATATGGTAAGAGCAGTGATGGAGGTACACTTTCCTCATCAAACTTTGGCCAAGCATTCCGTCATGATGCCCTCGACCTCCCACCAGATGCACCTCTTCCAGGAGCTGAAGGAGCCATGCCCTTTGTTTTTTGTGGCAGACGAAGCATTTCCTCTGCAGAAGAACATGATGAGGCCGTTCCCTGGACACAACTTGTTATCCGAGCAGAGAGTCTTTAA